One window from the genome of Ovis canadensis isolate MfBH-ARS-UI-01 breed Bighorn chromosome 21, ARS-UI_OviCan_v2, whole genome shotgun sequence encodes:
- the LOC138427283 gene encoding olfactory receptor 6M1-like — MATRNQTTITEFMLVSFPAIQGLQTLLFVILLLVYTLTITGNIVIISLIWTDNRLQTPMYFFLSNLSFLDILFTTTITPKLLACLLEEEKTISLAGCISQTYFYFFLGIVEFILLVVMSFDRYVAICNPLRYTIVMNSRLCLLLILGCWVGAFLSMLCPTIVVSRLPYCTAEISHFFCDIAPLLQVACTDTHFNEKVSFLLSSLILLTSLVLTTVSYTYIISTILHIPSAQGRQKAFSSCASHITVVSIAYGSNIFVYVRPNQNHSLEFDKIATVLITIVTPLLNPFIYSLRNEKVKEVLRESISRIVQPHSKGT; from the coding sequence ATGGCCACAAGAAACCAGACCACCATCACTGAATTTATGCTTGTCTCTTTCCCTGCTATCCAGGGGCTTCAGACATTGCTTTTTGTCATTCTCCTGCTAGTTTATACGCTCACCATAACAGGAAACATTGTCATCATTTCCTTAATATGGACTGATAATCGTCTACAAACACcaatgtacttcttcctcagcaATCTGTCATTTTTGGACATTTTATTCACAACTACTATTACCCCAAAGTTGCTAGCTTGCCTCTTAGAGGAGGAGAAAACCATATCTCTTGCAGGCTGCATCAGCCAAACatatttctacttcttcctggggATCGTGGAGTTCATCCTGCTGGTGGTGATGTCCtttgaccgctatgtggccatctgtaacCCCCTGCGCTACACCATCGTCATGAACAGCAGGCTGTGTCTCCTGCTGATTCTGGGCTGCTGGGTGGGGGCCTTCCTGTCGATGCTCTGCCCAACTATTGTGGTGTCCAGGCTGCCATACTGCACTGCAGAAATTAGTCATTTCTTCTGTGACATCGCCCCTTTGCTGCAGGTGGCCTGCACAGACACTCATTTCAATGAAAAGGTAAGCTTCCTCTTGTCTTCTCTCATCCTCCTCACCTCGCTGGTGCTCACCACTGTGTCCTATACCTACATCATTTCTACCATCCTGCACATCCCCTCCGCCCAAGGACGTCAGAAAGCTTTCTCCTCCTGTGCTTCTCACATCACTGTCGTCTCCATTGCCTACGGGAGCAACATCTTTGTGTATGTGAGACCTAATCAGAACCACTCCCTGGAGTTTGACAAGATAGCCACTGTCCTCATTACCATAGTGACTCCTCTTCTGAACCCCTTCATTTACAGCTTGAGGAATGAAAAGGTAAAGGAAGTCTTGAGAGAGTCAATTAGCAGGATAGTTCAACCACATTCCAAAGGAACATGA
- the OR8D4 gene encoding olfactory receptor 8D4 isoform X1 yields the protein MGVRNQSTVTEFLFAGLTDQPELQLPLFCLFLGIYVVTAMGNLGMISIIRLSSQLHKPMYYFLSSLSFIDFCYSSVITPKMLAGFLRRDKAISYSGCMTQLFFFCIFIISECYMLAAMAYDRYVAICSPLFYNVIMSPRVCSLLVAAVFSVGFTDAMIHGGFMLRLTFCESNIIKHYFCDIVPLIKLSCSSTYIDELLIFVIGGFNMVATSMTIITSYAFILSSIFHIRSKEGRSKAFSTCSSHLTAVLVFYGSLMSLYLKPASSSSLTQEKVSSVFYTNVIPMLNPLIYSLRNKEVKNSLMKLLRRKISS from the coding sequence ATGGGTGTAAGAAATCAATCCACAGTGACTGAGTTTCTTTTTGCAGGATTAACTGACCAACCAGAGCTTCAGCTgcctctcttctgcctctttttAGGGATTTATGTAGTCACAGCAATGGGAAACCTCGGCATGATCTCGATAATCAGGTTGAGTTCTCAACTCCACAAGCCCATGTACTATTTCCTTAGTAGTTTGTCTTTTATAGATTTCTGCTATTCTTCTGTCATTACCCCCAAAATGCTGGCAGGGTTTTTACGCAGAGATAAAGCTATATCCTATTCTGGATGTATGACCCAgctgtttttcttctgtattttcatcATTTCTGAGTGCTACATGCTGGCAgcaatggcctatgaccgctatgtcGCCATCTGCAGCCCCCTGTTCTACAATGTCATCATGTCCCCCAGGGTCTGTTCTCTGCTGGTGGCTGCTGTCTTCTCAGTAGGTTTTACTGATGCTATGATTCATGGTGGCTTTATGTTAAGGTTGACTTTCTGTGAATCAAACatcattaaacattatttctgtgaCATTGTTCCTCTCATTAAACTCTCCTGTTCCAGCACTTATATTGATGAGCTTTTGATTTTTGTCATTGGAGGATTTAACATGGTAGCCACCAGCATGACCATCATCACGTCATATGCTTTTATCCTCTCCAGCATCTTCCACATCCGTTCTAAAGAAGGTCGGTCCAAAGCCTTCAGCACCTGCAGCTCCCACTTGACAGCTGTTCTTGTATTTTATGGATCTCTCATGTCCCTGTATCTCAAACCAGCTTCCAGCAGTTCACTCACCCAGGAGAAAGTGTCCTCAGTATTTTATACCAATGTGATTCCCATGTTGAATCCCCTGATATATAGTCTGAGGAACAAGGAAGTAAAAAACTCATTGATGAAActcttaagaagaaaaatatcttcatag
- the OR8D4 gene encoding olfactory receptor 8D4 isoform X2, producing MTTLNQSTVTEFLFAGLTDQPELQLPLFCLFLGIYVVTAMGNLGMISIIRLSSQLHKPMYYFLSSLSFIDFCYSSVITPKMLAGFLRRDKAISYSGCMTQLFFFCIFIISECYMLAAMAYDRYVAICSPLFYNVIMSPRVCSLLVAAVFSVGFTDAMIHGGFMLRLTFCESNIIKHYFCDIVPLIKLSCSSTYIDELLIFVIGGFNMVATSMTIITSYAFILSSIFHIRSKEGRSKAFSTCSSHLTAVLVFYGSLMSLYLKPASSSSLTQEKVSSVFYTNVIPMLNPLIYSLRNKEVKNSLMKLLRRKISS from the exons atgacgaccct AAATCAATCCACAGTGACTGAGTTTCTTTTTGCAGGATTAACTGACCAACCAGAGCTTCAGCTgcctctcttctgcctctttttAGGGATTTATGTAGTCACAGCAATGGGAAACCTCGGCATGATCTCGATAATCAGGTTGAGTTCTCAACTCCACAAGCCCATGTACTATTTCCTTAGTAGTTTGTCTTTTATAGATTTCTGCTATTCTTCTGTCATTACCCCCAAAATGCTGGCAGGGTTTTTACGCAGAGATAAAGCTATATCCTATTCTGGATGTATGACCCAgctgtttttcttctgtattttcatcATTTCTGAGTGCTACATGCTGGCAgcaatggcctatgaccgctatgtcGCCATCTGCAGCCCCCTGTTCTACAATGTCATCATGTCCCCCAGGGTCTGTTCTCTGCTGGTGGCTGCTGTCTTCTCAGTAGGTTTTACTGATGCTATGATTCATGGTGGCTTTATGTTAAGGTTGACTTTCTGTGAATCAAACatcattaaacattatttctgtgaCATTGTTCCTCTCATTAAACTCTCCTGTTCCAGCACTTATATTGATGAGCTTTTGATTTTTGTCATTGGAGGATTTAACATGGTAGCCACCAGCATGACCATCATCACGTCATATGCTTTTATCCTCTCCAGCATCTTCCACATCCGTTCTAAAGAAGGTCGGTCCAAAGCCTTCAGCACCTGCAGCTCCCACTTGACAGCTGTTCTTGTATTTTATGGATCTCTCATGTCCCTGTATCTCAAACCAGCTTCCAGCAGTTCACTCACCCAGGAGAAAGTGTCCTCAGTATTTTATACCAATGTGATTCCCATGTTGAATCCCCTGATATATAGTCTGAGGAACAAGGAAGTAAAAAACTCATTGATGAAActcttaagaagaaaaatatcttcatag
- the LOC138426783 gene encoding olfactory receptor 4D5: MTAANHSQVTGFVLLGLSQVWELRLFFFIIFSVVYLMTVTGNLLIVAVVTSDPRLHTTMYFLLGNLSFLDFCYSSITAPRMLADLLSQKPVISFGGCLTQLFFFHFIGGIKIFLLTVMAYDRYVAISQPLRYMLIMNRTVCGLLVAASWVGGFIHSIAQVGLTVQLPFCGPDNLDNFYCDVPQLIKLACTDTFVLELLMVSNNGLVTLMCFLVLLGSYTALLVMLRSRSREGRGKALSTCASHIVVVTLIFVPCVYIYARPFRTFPMDKVVSVLYTMVTPMLNPAIYTLRNKEVVMATKKLWRRQKDLLGPLEH, encoded by the coding sequence ATGACCGCAGCGAACCATTCCCAGGTGACAGGTTTTGTCCTCCTGGGGCTCTCTCAGGTATGGGAGCTCCGGCTTTTCTTCTTTATCATCTTCTCAGTTGTGTATCTTATGACTGTGACTGGAAATCTCCTGATTGTGGCCGTAGTGACCTCTGACCCACGCCTGCACACAACCATGTACTTTCTCTTAGGCAATCTTTCTTTCCTGGACTTTTGCTACTCATCCATCACAGCACCAAGGATGCTGGCTGACTTGCTCTCGCAGAAGCCTGTCATTTCCTTTGGTGGCTGCCTGACTCAGCTCTTCTTCTTCCACTTCATTGGAGGCATCAAGATCTTCCTGCTGACGGTCATGGCGTATGACCGCTATGTTGCCATTTCCCAGCCCCTGCGCTATATGCTTATCATGAATCGGACAGTGTGTGGGCTCCTCGTGGCGGCCTCCTGGGTGGGGGGCTTCATCCACTCCATTGCACAGGTTGGACTGACTGTCCAGCTGCCATTCTGTGGGCCTGACAACCTGGACAACTTTTACTGTGATGTGCCTCAGCTGATCAAGTTGGCCTGCACAGACACCTTTGTCTTAGAGCTTCTGATGGTGTCTAACAATGGTCTGGTAACCCTGATGTGTTTTCTGGTGCTCCTGGGATCCTACACAGCGCTGCTAGTCATGCTCCGAAGCCGCTCACGGGAGGGCCGTGGCAAAGCCCTGTCCACCTGTGCCTCCCATATTGTCGTGGTCACCTTAATCTTTGTGCCTTGTGTCTATATCTATGCACGGCCATTTCGGACATTCCCCATGGACAAGGTGGTCTCTGTGCTGTACACAATGGTCACTCCCATGCTGAATCCTGCCATCTATACCCTGAGAAACAAAGAAGTGGTCATGGCCACGAAGAAGCTGTGGAGGAGGCAAAAGGACCTTCTGGGTCCCCTGGAGCACTGA